In one Sebastes umbrosus isolate fSebUmb1 chromosome 13, fSebUmb1.pri, whole genome shotgun sequence genomic region, the following are encoded:
- the LOC119499781 gene encoding gamma-crystallin M2-like, with product MSNITMGKIIFYEDRNFQGRSHECSSDSADLHSYFNRCNSIRVESGCFMVYERPNYMGNQYYLRRGEYSDNQRMIGMNDCVRSCRMIPQHRGSFKMRLYERFDMSGQMHEVVDDYPNIQDRLSMSDFNSCNVMDGHWLLYDQPNYKGRAYYLRPGEYRRYSDWGGVSPRVGSLRRISDMN from the exons ATGTCCAACATAACCATGGGAAAG ATCATATTTTACGAGGACAGGAACTTCCAGGGGCGCTCTCATGAGTGCAGCAGTGACAGCGCCGACCTCCACTCCTACTTCAACAGGTGCAACTCCATCAGGGTGGAGAGCGGTTGCTTCATGGTCTACGAGAGGCCCAACTACATGGGCAACCAGTACTACCTGAGGAGGGGAGAGTACTCTGACAACCAGCGTATGATTGGCATGAACGACTGTGTCAGATCTTGCCGTATGATCCCCCAG CACCGCGGCTCCTTCAAGATGAGGCTTTACGAACGCTTCGACATGTCCGGCCAGATGCACGAGGTGGTGGACGACTACCCAAACATCCAGGACCGCCTCAGCATGTCCGACTTCAACTCCTGTAACGTGATGGACGGCCACTGGCTGCTGTACGACCAACCCAACTACAAGGGCAGAGCGTACTACCTGAGGCCCGGAGAGTACCGGAGATACAGCGACTGGGGAGGCGTCAGCCCCAGAGTCGGCTCCCTCAGAAGAATCAGCGACATGAACTAA
- the crygm7 gene encoding crystallin, gamma M7, producing MGKIIFYEDRNFGGQHYECMNDCSDLHSMFDRCRSIRVQSGMFMIYDRPGFMGTQYFMKRGEYSDYMGMTGMNDCVRSCRMIPMHSGGFKMRLYQHFDMGGEMMELTDNCPNLMDRFHMSNFNSCNVMDGHWLMYEQPHYRGRHYYLKPGQYNSFNEWSGNNSRIGSIRRLMDL from the exons ATGGGAAAG ATCATCTTCTACGAGGACAGGAACTTCGGAGGCCAGCACTATGAGTGCATGAACGACTGCTCCGACCTGCACTCCATGTTCGACCGCTGCCGCTCCATCCGGGTGCAGAGCGGCATGTTCATGATCTACGACCGTCCCGGCTTCATGGGAACCCAGTACTTCATGAAGAGGGGAGAGTACTCCGACTACATGGGCATGACGGGCATGAACGACTGTGTCAGGTCCTGTCGCATGATCCCCATG CACAGCGGCGGCTTCAAGATGAGGCTGTACCAGCATTTTGACATGGGAGGTGAGATGATGGAGCTTACCGACAACTGCCCCAACCTCATGGACCGTTTCCACATGTCCAACTTCAACTCCTGCAACGTGATGGACGGCCACTGGCTCATGTACGAGCAGCCCCACTACAGGGGGCGCCACTACTACCTGAAGCCCGGCCAGTACAATAGCTTCAACGAGTGGAGCGGTAACAACTCCAGGATCGGCTCCATCAGGCGCCTCATGGACCTCTAA
- the LOC119500508 gene encoding gamma-crystallin S-1-like, with amino-acid sequence MAGKGVIMGKIIFYEDKNFSGHIFECSNDCADLTCLLKHCNSIRVESGCFMIYEKSNYGGNQYCLKRGDYPDFHHWTGTNDSICSCRFIHMEQCSFNMRLYERIEFGGQIMDLMEDCPSVMDRFHVNDIFSCNVTEGNWLFYEHPNYRGRMYLIKPGDYKRFSEWGGRSARVGSIRRILDY; translated from the exons ATGGCGGGAAAAGGGGTCATCATGGGGAAG ATTATCTTCTATGAGGACAAGAACTTCTCTGGGCACATTTTTGAGTGCAGCAATGATTGTGCGGACCTGACGTGTCTCCTCAAACACTGCAACTCCATCCGGGTGGAGAGCGGATGCTTCATGATCTATGAAAAATCCAACTACGGTGGGAACCAGTACTGCCTGAAGAGAGGAGACTATCCGGACTTTCATCACTGGACGGGCACCAACGACTCCATCTGCTCCTGTCGCTTCATCCACATG GAGCAGTGTTCGTTCAACATGCGCCTGTATGAGCGGATCGAGTTCGGAGGCCAGATAATGGACCTGATGGAAGACTGTCCCAGCGTCATGGACCGCTTCCACGTCAATGACATCTTCTCCTGTAACGTGACCGAAGGCAACTGGCTATTCTATGAGCACCCGAACTACCGGGGCAGGATGTACCTGATAAAGCCCGGAGATTACAAGAGGTTCAGCGAGTGGGGCGGCAGGAGCGCCAGGGTCGGCTCCATCAGACGCATCCTGGACTATTGA
- the LOC119499796 gene encoding gamma-crystallin M2-like gives MSSKITFYEDRNFQGRSHECDTDCPDMHPHFSRCNSIKVESGCWVLYEKPNYTGYQYVLTRGEYPDYQRWMGYNDTIRSCRTFSYTSEGPYRMRIYERPNFQGQMMEFSEDCESVQDHFRSRDIYSCNVMEGYWTMYEHPNYRGRQYFMKPGEYRKFSDWGATCATTGSFRRITDF, from the exons ATGAGTAGTAAG ATCACATTTTATGAGGACAGAAACTTCCAGGGTCGCTCCCATGAGTGCGACACCGACTGCCCTGACATGCACCCCCACTTCAGCCGCTGCAACTCCATCAAGGTGGAGAGCGGCTGCTGGGTGCTGTACGAGAAGCCCAACTACACCGGCTACCAGTATGTCCTGACCAGAGGAGAGTACCCAGACTACCAGCGCTGGATGGGCTACAATGACACCATCCGCTCCTGTCGTACTTTCTCTTAT ACCAGCGAGGGCCCCTACCGCATGCGCATCTACGAGCGTCCCAACTTTCAGGGTCAGATGATGGAGTTCAGCGAGGACTGCGAGTCGGTGCAGGATCATTTCCGCAGCCGTGACATCTACTCCTGCAACGTCATGGAGGGCTACTGGACCATGTACGAGCACCCCAACTACCGCGGCCGGCAGTACTTCATGAAGCCCGGAGAGTACCGCAAGTTCAGCGACTGGGGGGCCACCTGCGCCACCACCGGGTCCTTCCGCAGAATCACAGATTTTTAG
- the si:dkey-57a22.11 gene encoding shugoshin 2, whose amino-acid sequence MLPMRTMASLKSSKQTSANVTASKIKNKILNTSSSFSKASLKTNNKALALGLQAQKERSRQLEMEVMYLQKQVEALCFELAGKNYKQRKLLVILKKLHSDTLQHFDMAADLFPDSDLPKLSEDNKTSSGDNNEGNLVGSLTDQLPPRPEIAGCLRIPLQKVPADLPEKNICANVFHIQNGPRKSTNIFTDAEKRPSSQFIQAPQTGTSHQSSSLRDDVERLSMMISQSGFDMKSVPCLQTPSVVRMCEKPEPPLSDDVPLPSSSVTGPEHGNQQEKTVLLNTTMEMTLSHASEIVTVQTKAKKTGKPKSKKNKEHTGGSSVAEKQQVKNSADSEVQIAATGTVLQTDGHALDGIRDPEVNELQSDKTQCRSVATSHIPKLSKSGNHQKMAKDKLKSQDQTKSKTGSHDIAIPDLDDYFMDPVIQFSKASKGVKLSPENDPAEEFRSKVTCRRTKSRSSRKTFVTLPLLSRESESSQSKLEQFHSEVQVEAYKDQEPPEEFLFCADEVTHPESEPVGYKPQRKLMTNSEGSPKSRCRGTFVVAVDRDSSSSDRASPEVGTGCLEGRGDASPLCGVDGPEGNKELHLQVFDLHSDISEKDDTFEHLYDSKPSGPKSWMDQNPKQYRRTSKLQTPTETRNPRGTFVVYRQKTQDNVPLNNTRTSNVSHSHTVDTSDEAVHQSLETC is encoded by the exons ATGTTACCTATGAGGACAATGGCGTCTTTGAAGTCTTCCAAACAGACTTCAGCCAACGTTACAGCATCAAAGATCAAAAACAAGATCCTCA acacctcctcctccttctccaagGCCTCTTTGAAGACCAACAACAAGGCCTTAGCTCTTGGTTTGCAGGCCCAGAAGGAGAGGAGCAGGCAGCTGGAGATGGAGGTTATGTACCTCCAGAAACAAGTGGAGGCTTTGTGCTTCGAGCTGGCCGGCAAGAATTACAAGCAGAGGAAACTG CTCGTCATCTTAAAAAAACTCCACAGCGACACTCTGCAGCACTTTGACATGGCGGCTGACCTGTTCCCCGACAGT GATCTACCTAAACTATCTGAGGACAACAAGACCTCATCTGGTGACAACAATGAAGGAAATCTTGTGGGAAG TCTCACAGATCAGTTACCTCCTCGGCCAGAAATTGCAGGGTGTTTGCGGATTCCCCTCCAAAAAGTACCGGCGGATTTgcctgaaaaaaacatctgtgcgAATGTCTTCCATATTCAGAACGGACCCAGAAAGTCCACTAATATTTTCACTG ATGCCGAGAAAAGGCCTTCAAGCCAGTTTATACAAGCTCCCCAGACAGGAACGTCCCATCAGTCCAGCAGCCTAAGGGATGACGTAGAGCGGCTGTCAATGATGATCTCTCAATCTGGGTTTGATATGAAGTCAGTCCCCTGTCTTCAGACTCCCTCAGTTGTAAGAATGTGTGAAAAACCCGAGCCACCTCTTTCTGATGATGTTCCCCTTCCAAGTAGCTCAGTCACGGGACCAGAACATGGTAACCAACAAGAGAAGACTGTGCTTCTGAATACAACAATGGAGATGACGCTAAGTCATGCTTCTGAGATAGTCACTGTTCAAACCAAAGCCAAAAAAACTGGCAAGCCGAAAAGCAAGAAGAATAAGGAACACACCGGTGGGTCAAGTGTGGCTGAAAAGCAACAAGTGAAGAACTCTGCAGATTCAGAGGTTCAGATTGCGGCCACCGGCACTGTGTTACAGACAGATGGTCATGCACTAGATGGTATTAGAGACCCAGAGGTTAATGAGCTTCAGTCAGATAAAACACAGTGTCGGAGTGTCGCTACCTCTCACATTCCCAAATTGAGTAAGTCTGGCAACCATCAGAAAATGGCAAAGGACAAATTAAAATCCCAGGACCAAACCAAGTCAAAAACAGGGTCCCATGACATTGCCATACCGGACCTGGACGATTATTTCATGGATCCTGTAATTCAATTCTCAAAAGCCAGCAAAGGTGTAAAATTATCACCAGAGAATGATCCGGCAGAAGAGTTCAGGTCCAAAGTCACATGCAGGAGGACTAAAAGCAGGAGCTCCAGGAAAACGTTTGTCACTTTGCCTCTGCTATCGCGTGAAAGTGAGAGCAGTCAATCCAAATTGGAACAATTCCACAGTGAAGTGCAAGTTGAAGCATACAAAGACCAAGAACCACCCGAAGAGTTCCTGTTTTGTGCAGATGAGGTCACACATCCAGAGTCTGAACCTGTGGGCTATAAACCACAGCGCAAACTGATGACAAATTCGGAGGGAAGTCCAAAATCAAGATGCAGAGGGACATTTGTTGTCGCAGTGGACCGGGATAGCTCCTCATCGGACAGAGCGTCACCTGAAGTTGGTACGGGTTGTCTTGAGGGTCGCGGTGATGCCTCACCTCTCTGTGGCGTTGATGGTCCTGAAGGAAACAAAGAATTACATTTACAAGTGTTTGACTTGCATTCTGACATCAGTGAAAAGGATGACACCTTTGAACATTTATATGATTCAAAACCCAGCGGGCCAAAGTCCTGGATGGATCAGAATCCGAAACAGTACAGAAGGACGTCCAAGCTGCAGACGCCCACAGAAACCAGAAATCCAAGGGGAACATTTGTCGTCTACAGGCAGAAAACTCAAGACAATGTTCCACTAAACAACACAAGGACGTCTAATgtgtcacacagtcacacagtggACACCAGTGATGAGGCGGTTCATCAGAGTCTGGAGACCTGCTGA
- the LOC119500507 gene encoding uncharacterized protein C2orf80-like, whose translation MEARQLKRNVQALIGDYIGQKLRENSFDPKGKGSSTMLDDLAHYDLAISVALWWLDKEEGRDVLDRDIIGATSSSGSAQYPNRLEREAMILSSFAGIIMSSLPVEEILALYRCKPAASYLNQQSKGTLVYPFTLSYHPFAMLGSYKAVYHSKKHSQKLKRWLSERMKASAPPGRVSVHSSSSSSSSHSFLSDNSDRHEERAEHYEGSLESLHD comes from the exons ATGGAGGCGAGGCAGCTGAAAAGAAATGTTCAAGCCCTTAT TGGTGATTACATTGGGCAGAAACTCAGAGAGAACTCTTTTGATCCAAAGGGGAAGGGGAGCTCCACAATGCTGGATGACCTG GCTCACTACGACCTGGCCATTAGTGTCGCCCTTTGGTGGTTGGACAAAGAAGAGGGACGGGACGTGCTGGACCGAGACATCAT TGGAGCAACAAGCAGCTCAGGAAGTGCCCAGTATCCTAATCGCTTAGAACGGGAGGCCATGATTCTGTCGTCCTTTGCTGGGATAATTATG AGCAGCCTGCCGGTGGAGGAGATCTTGGCTCTGTACAGGTGTAAACCAGCTGCTTCGTACCTCAACCAGCAATCCAAG GGCACACTGGTGTATCCCTTCACTCTCTCCTACCATCCGTTTGCAATGCTCGGCTCTTACAAGGCTGTGTACCACTCCAAGAAGCACA GTCAAAAGTTGAAAAGATGGCTGTCTGAGAGAATGAAGGCGAGTGCTCCGCCTGGACGAGTGTCGGTGCACTCTTCATCATCGTCCTCCTCGTCTCACTCCTTCCTCAGT gaCAACAGTGATCGCCACGAGGAAAGAGCTGAGCACTATGAAGGTTCACTGGAGTCTCTGCACGACTGA